In one Cygnus atratus isolate AKBS03 ecotype Queensland, Australia chromosome 14, CAtr_DNAZoo_HiC_assembly, whole genome shotgun sequence genomic region, the following are encoded:
- the LOC118254450 gene encoding hepatitis A virus cellular receptor 1 homolog isoform X1, with protein sequence MSPHFFLNCILLTLLTGPTVSGSLVTGEVGQNITVPCFYTVNVKSSTTSMCWGRGLCPASKCSQPIIWTDGWKVTDQYHSRYMLRGNLHEGDVSLTIINAEEADSGAYCCRVEIPGWFNDKLTNLQVVIKKARISTVSPHTYTSTQTSAPGSASEASFTVETWPSVSSSETPQTASGPHLSTSDYSEVTSSLQNASIPVHSQQHSEGAVYISAGVCVVFLVILVLGLLLGRRYLHNMKKMSNFANSVAFWKPKHAGNRSALEVEIHAEENIYTIH encoded by the exons atgtctcctcatttcttcCTGAACTGCATTCTTCTGACCTTGCTTACAG GCCCCACAGTGTCAGGATCACTCGTGACAGGAGAGGTTGGACAGAACATCACCGTGCCCTGCTTTTACACAGTTAACGTGAAAAGCAGCACCACATCGATGTGCTGGGGTCGTGGCCTCTGCCCTGCTTCCAAATGCTCCCAGCCTATTATCTGGACAGATGGCTGGAAAGTGACAGATCAGTACCACAGCAGGTACATGCTGAGGGGGAACCTGCACGAGGGCGACGTGTCCCTCACGATCATAAACGCCGAGGAAGCAGACAGCGGGGCCTACTGCTGCCGCGTGGAGATCCCAGGATGGTTCAACGATAAGCTAACAAATCTTCAGGTTGTGATCAAGAAAG CCAGGATCTCTACTGTAAGTCCTCACACTTACACCTCTACACAGACCTCAG CTCCTGGGAGTGCCAGTGAAGCATCCTTTACTGTGGAAACGTGGCCATcagtttcttcttcagaaacTCCTCAGACT GCCTCTGGTCCCCACTTGAGCACCTCAGACTACTCAGAAGTAACCTCAAGCCTGCAG AATGCGTCCATACCAGTTCATAGTCAGCAGCATTCAGAAGGGGCAGTTTATATCAGCGCTGGAGTGTGCGTGGTATTTCTAGTCATCCTCGTTTTGGGTCTGTTGCTCGGTAGAC GATATTTACATAATATGAAGAAGATGAGTAACTTTGCAAA CTCTGTTGCATTTTGGAAACCAAAACATGCAGGGAACCGAAGTGCCCTGGAAGTTGAGATCCatgcagaggaaaacatttataCAATACACTAA
- the LOC118254450 gene encoding hepatitis A virus cellular receptor 2-like isoform X2 — MSPHFFLNCILLTLLTGPTVSGSLVTGEVGQNITVPCFYTVNVKSSTTSMCWGRGLCPASKCSQPIIWTDGWKVTDQYHSRYMLRGNLHEGDVSLTIINAEEADSGAYCCRVEIPGWFNDKLTNLQVVIKKAPGSASEASFTVETWPSVSSSETPQTASGPHLSTSDYSEVTSSLQNASIPVHSQQHSEGAVYISAGVCVVFLVILVLGLLLGRRYLHNMKKMSNFANSVAFWKPKHAGNRSALEVEIHAEENIYTIH, encoded by the exons atgtctcctcatttcttcCTGAACTGCATTCTTCTGACCTTGCTTACAG GCCCCACAGTGTCAGGATCACTCGTGACAGGAGAGGTTGGACAGAACATCACCGTGCCCTGCTTTTACACAGTTAACGTGAAAAGCAGCACCACATCGATGTGCTGGGGTCGTGGCCTCTGCCCTGCTTCCAAATGCTCCCAGCCTATTATCTGGACAGATGGCTGGAAAGTGACAGATCAGTACCACAGCAGGTACATGCTGAGGGGGAACCTGCACGAGGGCGACGTGTCCCTCACGATCATAAACGCCGAGGAAGCAGACAGCGGGGCCTACTGCTGCCGCGTGGAGATCCCAGGATGGTTCAACGATAAGCTAACAAATCTTCAGGTTGTGATCAAGAAAG CTCCTGGGAGTGCCAGTGAAGCATCCTTTACTGTGGAAACGTGGCCATcagtttcttcttcagaaacTCCTCAGACT GCCTCTGGTCCCCACTTGAGCACCTCAGACTACTCAGAAGTAACCTCAAGCCTGCAG AATGCGTCCATACCAGTTCATAGTCAGCAGCATTCAGAAGGGGCAGTTTATATCAGCGCTGGAGTGTGCGTGGTATTTCTAGTCATCCTCGTTTTGGGTCTGTTGCTCGGTAGAC GATATTTACATAATATGAAGAAGATGAGTAACTTTGCAAA CTCTGTTGCATTTTGGAAACCAAAACATGCAGGGAACCGAAGTGCCCTGGAAGTTGAGATCCatgcagaggaaaacatttataCAATACACTAA
- the LOC118254450 gene encoding hepatitis A virus cellular receptor 1 homolog isoform X3 has product MSPHFFLNCILLTLLTGPTVSGSLVTGEVGQNITVPCFYTVNVKSSTTSMCWGRGLCPASKCSQPIIWTDGWKVTDQYHSRYMLRGNLHEGDVSLTIINAEEADSGAYCCRVEIPGWFNDKLTNLQVVIKKARISTVSPHTYTSTQTSAPGSASEASFTVETWPSVSSSETPQTNASIPVHSQQHSEGAVYISAGVCVVFLVILVLGLLLGRRYLHNMKKMSNFANSVAFWKPKHAGNRSALEVEIHAEENIYTIH; this is encoded by the exons atgtctcctcatttcttcCTGAACTGCATTCTTCTGACCTTGCTTACAG GCCCCACAGTGTCAGGATCACTCGTGACAGGAGAGGTTGGACAGAACATCACCGTGCCCTGCTTTTACACAGTTAACGTGAAAAGCAGCACCACATCGATGTGCTGGGGTCGTGGCCTCTGCCCTGCTTCCAAATGCTCCCAGCCTATTATCTGGACAGATGGCTGGAAAGTGACAGATCAGTACCACAGCAGGTACATGCTGAGGGGGAACCTGCACGAGGGCGACGTGTCCCTCACGATCATAAACGCCGAGGAAGCAGACAGCGGGGCCTACTGCTGCCGCGTGGAGATCCCAGGATGGTTCAACGATAAGCTAACAAATCTTCAGGTTGTGATCAAGAAAG CCAGGATCTCTACTGTAAGTCCTCACACTTACACCTCTACACAGACCTCAG CTCCTGGGAGTGCCAGTGAAGCATCCTTTACTGTGGAAACGTGGCCATcagtttcttcttcagaaacTCCTCAGACT AATGCGTCCATACCAGTTCATAGTCAGCAGCATTCAGAAGGGGCAGTTTATATCAGCGCTGGAGTGTGCGTGGTATTTCTAGTCATCCTCGTTTTGGGTCTGTTGCTCGGTAGAC GATATTTACATAATATGAAGAAGATGAGTAACTTTGCAAA CTCTGTTGCATTTTGGAAACCAAAACATGCAGGGAACCGAAGTGCCCTGGAAGTTGAGATCCatgcagaggaaaacatttataCAATACACTAA
- the LOC118254450 gene encoding hepatitis A virus cellular receptor 2-like isoform X4, whose protein sequence is MSPHFFLNCILLTLLTGPTVSGSLVTGEVGQNITVPCFYTVNVKSSTTSMCWGRGLCPASKCSQPIIWTDGWKVTDQYHSRYMLRGNLHEGDVSLTIINAEEADSGAYCCRVEIPGWFNDKLTNLQVVIKKAPGSASEASFTVETWPSVSSSETPQTNASIPVHSQQHSEGAVYISAGVCVVFLVILVLGLLLGRRYLHNMKKMSNFANSVAFWKPKHAGNRSALEVEIHAEENIYTIH, encoded by the exons atgtctcctcatttcttcCTGAACTGCATTCTTCTGACCTTGCTTACAG GCCCCACAGTGTCAGGATCACTCGTGACAGGAGAGGTTGGACAGAACATCACCGTGCCCTGCTTTTACACAGTTAACGTGAAAAGCAGCACCACATCGATGTGCTGGGGTCGTGGCCTCTGCCCTGCTTCCAAATGCTCCCAGCCTATTATCTGGACAGATGGCTGGAAAGTGACAGATCAGTACCACAGCAGGTACATGCTGAGGGGGAACCTGCACGAGGGCGACGTGTCCCTCACGATCATAAACGCCGAGGAAGCAGACAGCGGGGCCTACTGCTGCCGCGTGGAGATCCCAGGATGGTTCAACGATAAGCTAACAAATCTTCAGGTTGTGATCAAGAAAG CTCCTGGGAGTGCCAGTGAAGCATCCTTTACTGTGGAAACGTGGCCATcagtttcttcttcagaaacTCCTCAGACT AATGCGTCCATACCAGTTCATAGTCAGCAGCATTCAGAAGGGGCAGTTTATATCAGCGCTGGAGTGTGCGTGGTATTTCTAGTCATCCTCGTTTTGGGTCTGTTGCTCGGTAGAC GATATTTACATAATATGAAGAAGATGAGTAACTTTGCAAA CTCTGTTGCATTTTGGAAACCAAAACATGCAGGGAACCGAAGTGCCCTGGAAGTTGAGATCCatgcagaggaaaacatttataCAATACACTAA